One genomic region from Sander lucioperca isolate FBNREF2018 chromosome 3, SLUC_FBN_1.2, whole genome shotgun sequence encodes:
- the LOC116045229 gene encoding low choriolytic enzyme-like produces MMLQAAVLSVLVFSVHSFTIQASFEKREENSNNTIEDDNFSVSTLLEKANVNLGKNLDDPLVLFGDIAVPTDLQNADPCTARGCLWPKATDGNVYVPYRISNQYSTRERETIVQSLRSFAQSTCIRFTPLANGQRDFVDIQSREGCFSYIGRRGRGQVLSLMRRGCVFLEVIQHELLHALGFHHEQNRSDRDQHVRILLQNVKRGLESQFTKVQTRNLGTPYDYGSVMQYDRFAFSRNRQPTIVPIPDNNVDIGRATRMSPTDILRVNRLYECNSIASRRHLKPGQRKHFL; encoded by the exons GCTTCCTTTGAAAAGCGTGAGGAGAACTCCA ACAACACCATTGAAGATGACAATTTCAGTGTGTCCACGCTCTTGGAGAAGGCCAATGTTAATCTTG GAAAGAACCTTGATGACCCTCTGGTGTTATTTGGAGACATAGCAGTGCCAACAGATCTACAGAACGCTGATCCCTGCACAGCACGAGGCTGCCTGTGGCCTAAAGCCACCGACGGCAACGTCTACGTACCCTACCGCATCTCCAACCAGTACT ccacaagagagagagaaaccatCGTCCAAAGCCTGCGTTCATTTGCTCAGTCCACTTGCATCCGCTTCACCCCCCTGGCTAATGGACAGAGGGACTTTGTGGACATCCAGTCACGCGAAGG GTGTTTCTCATATATTGGGCGTCGTGGTAGAGGCCAGGTATTGTCTTTGATGCGCCGGGGCTGTGTTTTCCTGGAGGTCATCCAACATGAGCTGCTCCACGCCCTGGGCTTCCACCATGAACAGAACCGGTCTGACAGGGACCAGCATGTTCGCATTCTGTTGCAGAACGTCAAGCGTG GATTGGAGTCCCAATTCACCAAGGTCCAAACAAGGAACCTTGGCACTCCCTATGACTACGGCTCTGTCATGCAATATGACAG GTTTGCCTTCTCTAGAAACAGGCAGCCAACCATCGTTCCTATCCCGGACAACAATGTAGACATTGGCAGAGCCACCCGGATGAGTCCTACTGACATCCTTCGTGTGAACCGCCTGTATGAATGCA ATTCGATTGCTTCCAGACGTCACCTGAAACCTGGGCAAAGAAAGCATTTCCTCTAG